In the genome of Granulibacter bethesdensis CGDNIH1, one region contains:
- a CDS encoding TatD family hydrolase, translating into MLIDSHCHLDYFEAELPDLLSRAQAAGVEEMVTISVRLSQTPWLIACAEAHPGVWCTIGVHPQHAHEEAMPEVAELVALTRHPKVVGIGESGLDYFYDRAPVDVQKESFRRHIHAARETGLPLCIHARDADDDIAGLLEEEHRNGAFPFLLHCFSSGRGLAERAAAIGGYFSLSGILTFPKSTDLRAIVADLPSDRLLLETDSPYLAPVPHRGKRNEPAYMARTAETLASVRSVSVEEIAALTTANFRRLFKKTT; encoded by the coding sequence ATGCTGATCGATAGCCATTGTCATCTGGATTACTTCGAGGCCGAGCTGCCGGATCTGCTGAGCCGTGCGCAAGCCGCCGGGGTCGAGGAGATGGTGACAATTTCCGTGCGCCTGTCACAGACGCCATGGTTGATCGCCTGTGCGGAAGCGCATCCGGGGGTCTGGTGCACCATTGGTGTTCATCCCCAGCATGCTCATGAGGAGGCCATGCCGGAGGTCGCCGAGCTGGTGGCCCTGACCCGACATCCGAAAGTGGTGGGGATCGGTGAATCCGGCCTTGATTACTTCTATGACCGGGCGCCGGTGGATGTGCAGAAGGAAAGCTTCCGTCGGCATATCCATGCGGCGAGGGAAACCGGCCTGCCGCTTTGTATCCATGCGCGCGATGCGGATGACGATATTGCCGGCTTGCTGGAGGAAGAACACCGGAACGGGGCCTTTCCTTTTCTGTTGCATTGTTTCAGTTCCGGGCGTGGGCTGGCGGAACGGGCGGCTGCGATCGGTGGTTATTTCAGTCTGTCGGGTATCCTGACTTTTCCAAAATCGACTGACCTGCGCGCCATTGTTGCCGATCTGCCTTCTGATCGGCTGCTGCTGGAGACAGACTCTCCCTATCTTGCTCCTGTGCCGCATCGCGGCAAGCGCAATGAGCCTGCCTATATGGCCCGAACGGCGGAAACGCTGGCTTCGGTGCGTAGTGTGTCTGTTGAGGAGATCGCAGCGCTGACCACGGCCAATTTCCGCCGTCTGTTCAAAAAAACAACATGA
- a CDS encoding MBL fold metallo-hydrolase: MRVVILGCGGSAGVPQLGGEDGRGDWGACDPSEPRNQRTRSSILIEQDGRRLLIDTGPDLRAQLLATGIAGIDAVLFTHAHADHITGLDDVRILNRLTGKPIDAYGSPKTIEELTLRFDYAFRPWKPSGFYRPVLVPHQVAAGQDLTIAGFPVTLLDQDHGYVRSLGLRIGRFAYSTDVVAMDAEVLDRLKGIDTWVVGCFQRQKHATHAHIALVAQWAARIGVRRTVLTHMGYDLDWAWMQANLPPGLEPGFDGMEIHPAS, encoded by the coding sequence ATGCGCGTCGTTATTCTCGGCTGTGGAGGCTCTGCCGGAGTTCCCCAGCTCGGTGGTGAGGATGGCAGGGGGGATTGGGGAGCCTGCGACCCATCCGAACCCAGAAACCAGCGCACACGCTCGTCAATCCTGATCGAACAGGATGGACGACGCCTGCTGATCGATACTGGCCCTGATCTACGGGCACAATTGCTGGCAACCGGTATCGCGGGCATTGATGCGGTGCTGTTTACCCATGCCCATGCCGACCACATTACCGGACTGGATGATGTCCGCATCCTGAACCGCCTGACCGGGAAGCCCATTGACGCTTACGGCAGCCCAAAAACGATTGAGGAACTGACGCTTCGCTTCGATTATGCGTTTCGGCCATGGAAACCCTCGGGATTTTACCGCCCCGTACTGGTGCCGCATCAGGTGGCGGCCGGACAGGACCTCACCATCGCCGGGTTCCCGGTGACGCTGCTCGATCAGGATCACGGCTATGTCCGCTCGCTGGGGCTTCGCATAGGCCGGTTTGCATACTCGACGGATGTCGTGGCCATGGATGCGGAGGTGCTGGATCGGTTGAAAGGCATCGACACCTGGGTTGTCGGATGCTTTCAGCGACAGAAACACGCAACGCATGCCCATATTGCTCTGGTCGCTCAATGGGCGGCCCGGATCGGGGTCAGGCGTACCGTGCTGACCCATATGGGCTATGATCTCGACTGGGCATGGATGCAGGCCAATCTTCCCCCGGGTCTTGAACCAGGTTTTGACGGGATGGAGATTCATCCCGCCTCCTGA